The Glycine soja cultivar W05 chromosome 8, ASM419377v2, whole genome shotgun sequence genome has a window encoding:
- the LOC114422472 gene encoding DNA-binding protein DDB_G0278111 has translation MADPELEAIRQRRLQELMASHGGVGNQQNPEQEKAQDDAKREAEERRQMMLSQILSAEARERLARIALVKPEKARGVEDFILRAAQMGQITEKVSEERLISLLEQINNQTTRQTKVTIQRRRSVLEDDD, from the exons ATG GCTGATCCTGAGTTGGAAGCAATCAGACAGAGAAGGCTGCAGGAGCTTATGGCTAGCCATGGtggcgtg GGAAATCAACAGAACCCTGAACAGGAGAAAGCTCAGGATGATGCAAAGAG gGAGGCTGAGGAACGGAGACAGATGATGCTTAGTCAGATATTGTCTGCTGAAGCGCGAGAAAGGC TTGCTCGAATTGCTTTGGTGAAACCTGAGAAAGCAAGGGGCGTTGAAGATTTTATATTGAGAGCTGCTCAGATGGGTCAGATAACTGAAAAG GTTTCTGAGGAAAGACTCATATCACTGTTGGAGCAGATAAACAACCAAACAACAAGGCAGACAAAAGTTACA ATACAGAGGCGTCGAAGTGTTCTTGAGGATGATGATTAA
- the LOC114421462 gene encoding two-pore potassium channel 3-like isoform X2 → MEKEPLLPYFSPRKKPQPFPPLCPLPEHDEIVLPMTPSEFKDRLIFGPSPSSASPRDPSPLADALTLSYNSPKCPSSSNSQDYASPPLFDSQQQQPLNSWLLDPSYESWRKTNLHRSKTAPAMAVISDFNPHTAVQRPQFASQSIVRQGVILLALYLALGVVIYWFNRHNFTATETHPVVDALYFCIVTMCTIGYGDITPNSTATKLFSILFVLVGFGFIDILLSGMVSYVLDLQENHMLTAVKGRRGEKDGKSYIIDVKKGRMRIRLKVALALGVVVICTGVGVGVMHFVEKLGWLDSFYLSVMSVTTVGYGDHAFKTMHGRIFAAIWLLVSTLAVARAFLYLAEARVDKRHRRMAKWILGQDMTVSEFLAADIDNNGFVRSSLHLGIGG, encoded by the exons ATGGAAAAGGAGCCTCTGCTCCCATATTTCAGCCCCAGAAAGAAGCCTCAACCATTTCCACCACTATGCCCCTTACCAGAACACGACGAAATCGTTCTTCCTATGACCCCTTCGGAATTCAAGGACCGTCTCATCTTTGGTCCTTCTCCTTCCTCTGCTTCCCCAAGAGACCCTTCACCTCTGGCTGATGCCTTAACACTCTCTTACAATTCCCCAAAATGCCCCTCCTCTTCAAACTCACAGGACTATGCATCACCGCCACTATTTGATTCCCAACAACAGCAACCGCTCAACTCTTGGCTCCTTGACCCCAGTTACGAGTCATGGCGGAAAACGAACCTTCACCGATCGAAAACCGCGCCGGCCATGGCCGTGATCAGCGATTTCAACCCCCACACCGCCGTGCAAAGACCCCAGTTTGCCAGCCAGAGTATTGTCCGCCAGGGTGTTATTCTTCTTGCTCTTTATTTGGCATTAGGGGTTGTCATTTATTGGTTCAATCGTCATAATTTTACAGCCACCGAGACTCATCCTGTAGTTGATGCATTGTATTTTTGTATAGTGACAATGTGCACAATAGGGTATGGTGACATCACTCCCAATAGTACAGCCACTAAGCTTTTCTCTATATTGTTTGTGTTGGTGGGGTTTGGATTTATAGACATATTGTTGAGTGGGATGGTTAGCTATGTGCTTGATTTGCAGGAGAATCATATGTTGACGGCGGTGAAGGGGAGGAGGGGTGAGAAGGATGGAAAGTCTTATATAATTGATGTGAAGAAAGGGAGGATGAGGATTCGGTTGAAGGTGGCGCTGGCTTTGGGGGTTGTGGTGATTTGTACTGGGGTAGGTGTGGGGGTTATGCATTTTGTGGAGAAGCTTGGATGGTTGGATTCGTTTTATCTTTCGGTTATGTCGGTTACCACGGTTGGGTATGGAGACCACGCGTTCAAGACCATGCACGGTCGGATCTTTGCTGCGATTTGGTTGCTTGTGTCGACGCTTGCTGTGGCCCGGGCGTTTCTCTATCTGGCTGAGGCCAGAGTGGATAAGCGTCATAGGAGGATGGCAAAGTGGATTCTTGGTCAGGATATGACTGTTTCTGAGTTTCTAGCAGCAGACATTGACAATAATGGCTTTGTGAG GAGTAGTCTCCACTTGGGTATTGGCGGCTAG
- the LOC114421462 gene encoding two-pore potassium channel 3-like isoform X1 — MEKEPLLPYFSPRKKPQPFPPLCPLPEHDEIVLPMTPSEFKDRLIFGPSPSSASPRDPSPLADALTLSYNSPKCPSSSNSQDYASPPLFDSQQQQPLNSWLLDPSYESWRKTNLHRSKTAPAMAVISDFNPHTAVQRPQFASQSIVRQGVILLALYLALGVVIYWFNRHNFTATETHPVVDALYFCIVTMCTIGYGDITPNSTATKLFSILFVLVGFGFIDILLSGMVSYVLDLQENHMLTAVKGRRGEKDGKSYIIDVKKGRMRIRLKVALALGVVVICTGVGVGVMHFVEKLGWLDSFYLSVMSVTTVGYGDHAFKTMHGRIFAAIWLLVSTLAVARAFLYLAEARVDKRHRRMAKWILGQDMTVSEFLAADIDNNGFVSKSEYVIYKLKEMGKVSEKDIMQVSEKFDRLDAGNCGKITLADLMENHN; from the exons ATGGAAAAGGAGCCTCTGCTCCCATATTTCAGCCCCAGAAAGAAGCCTCAACCATTTCCACCACTATGCCCCTTACCAGAACACGACGAAATCGTTCTTCCTATGACCCCTTCGGAATTCAAGGACCGTCTCATCTTTGGTCCTTCTCCTTCCTCTGCTTCCCCAAGAGACCCTTCACCTCTGGCTGATGCCTTAACACTCTCTTACAATTCCCCAAAATGCCCCTCCTCTTCAAACTCACAGGACTATGCATCACCGCCACTATTTGATTCCCAACAACAGCAACCGCTCAACTCTTGGCTCCTTGACCCCAGTTACGAGTCATGGCGGAAAACGAACCTTCACCGATCGAAAACCGCGCCGGCCATGGCCGTGATCAGCGATTTCAACCCCCACACCGCCGTGCAAAGACCCCAGTTTGCCAGCCAGAGTATTGTCCGCCAGGGTGTTATTCTTCTTGCTCTTTATTTGGCATTAGGGGTTGTCATTTATTGGTTCAATCGTCATAATTTTACAGCCACCGAGACTCATCCTGTAGTTGATGCATTGTATTTTTGTATAGTGACAATGTGCACAATAGGGTATGGTGACATCACTCCCAATAGTACAGCCACTAAGCTTTTCTCTATATTGTTTGTGTTGGTGGGGTTTGGATTTATAGACATATTGTTGAGTGGGATGGTTAGCTATGTGCTTGATTTGCAGGAGAATCATATGTTGACGGCGGTGAAGGGGAGGAGGGGTGAGAAGGATGGAAAGTCTTATATAATTGATGTGAAGAAAGGGAGGATGAGGATTCGGTTGAAGGTGGCGCTGGCTTTGGGGGTTGTGGTGATTTGTACTGGGGTAGGTGTGGGGGTTATGCATTTTGTGGAGAAGCTTGGATGGTTGGATTCGTTTTATCTTTCGGTTATGTCGGTTACCACGGTTGGGTATGGAGACCACGCGTTCAAGACCATGCACGGTCGGATCTTTGCTGCGATTTGGTTGCTTGTGTCGACGCTTGCTGTGGCCCGGGCGTTTCTCTATCTGGCTGAGGCCAGAGTGGATAAGCGTCATAGGAGGATGGCAAAGTGGATTCTTGGTCAGGATATGACTGTTTCTGAGTTTCTAGCAGCAGACATTGACAATAATGGCTTTGTGAG TAAATCAGAATATGTTATATACAAGCTCAAGGAGATGGGAAAAGTATCTGAGAAGGACATCATGCAGGTTAGTGAGAAGTTTGATAGACTAGATGCTGGCAACTGCGGAAAAATAACGCTTGCTGATCTTATGGAGAATCATAATTGA
- the LOC114421462 gene encoding two-pore potassium channel 3-like isoform X3, producing MEKEPLLPYFSPRKKPQPFPPLCPLPEHDEIVLPMTPSEFKDRLIFGPSPSSASPRDPSPLADALTLSYNSPKCPSSSNSQDYASPPLFDSQQQQPLNSWLLDPSYESWRKTNLHRSKTAPAMAVISDFNPHTAVQRPQFASQSIVRQGVILLALYLALGVVIYWFNRHNFTATETHPVVDALYFCIVTMCTIGYGDITPNSTATKLFSILFVLVGFGFIDILLSGMVSYVLDLQENHMLTAVKGRRGEKDGKSYIIDVKKGRMRIRLKVALALGVVVICTGVGVGVMHFVEKLGWLDSFYLSVMSVTTVGYGDHAFKTMHGRIFAAIWLLVSTLAVARAFLYLAEARVDKRHRRMAKWILGQDMTVSEFLAADIDNNGFVRFLSPLT from the exons ATGGAAAAGGAGCCTCTGCTCCCATATTTCAGCCCCAGAAAGAAGCCTCAACCATTTCCACCACTATGCCCCTTACCAGAACACGACGAAATCGTTCTTCCTATGACCCCTTCGGAATTCAAGGACCGTCTCATCTTTGGTCCTTCTCCTTCCTCTGCTTCCCCAAGAGACCCTTCACCTCTGGCTGATGCCTTAACACTCTCTTACAATTCCCCAAAATGCCCCTCCTCTTCAAACTCACAGGACTATGCATCACCGCCACTATTTGATTCCCAACAACAGCAACCGCTCAACTCTTGGCTCCTTGACCCCAGTTACGAGTCATGGCGGAAAACGAACCTTCACCGATCGAAAACCGCGCCGGCCATGGCCGTGATCAGCGATTTCAACCCCCACACCGCCGTGCAAAGACCCCAGTTTGCCAGCCAGAGTATTGTCCGCCAGGGTGTTATTCTTCTTGCTCTTTATTTGGCATTAGGGGTTGTCATTTATTGGTTCAATCGTCATAATTTTACAGCCACCGAGACTCATCCTGTAGTTGATGCATTGTATTTTTGTATAGTGACAATGTGCACAATAGGGTATGGTGACATCACTCCCAATAGTACAGCCACTAAGCTTTTCTCTATATTGTTTGTGTTGGTGGGGTTTGGATTTATAGACATATTGTTGAGTGGGATGGTTAGCTATGTGCTTGATTTGCAGGAGAATCATATGTTGACGGCGGTGAAGGGGAGGAGGGGTGAGAAGGATGGAAAGTCTTATATAATTGATGTGAAGAAAGGGAGGATGAGGATTCGGTTGAAGGTGGCGCTGGCTTTGGGGGTTGTGGTGATTTGTACTGGGGTAGGTGTGGGGGTTATGCATTTTGTGGAGAAGCTTGGATGGTTGGATTCGTTTTATCTTTCGGTTATGTCGGTTACCACGGTTGGGTATGGAGACCACGCGTTCAAGACCATGCACGGTCGGATCTTTGCTGCGATTTGGTTGCTTGTGTCGACGCTTGCTGTGGCCCGGGCGTTTCTCTATCTGGCTGAGGCCAGAGTGGATAAGCGTCATAGGAGGATGGCAAAGTGGATTCTTGGTCAGGATATGACTGTTTCTGAGTTTCTAGCAGCAGACATTGACAATAATGGCTTTGTGAG GTTCTTGTCTCCTCTGACGTGA